From the genome of Synergistaceae bacterium, one region includes:
- a CDS encoding ABC transporter permease has translation MEFLEDLTLTFHKFSTRTKEFWRRFKKNQGAMAGLVILCVIFFCAIFANVIADESLIVKQNARIRLQGPSSAHLFGTDVYGRDIFTRVIFGSRISLTIGIVAALNALLLGGSLGAVAAFYGKRVDEIIMRIMDMLMAIPTTLLALSIVAALGSSMTNLLIAISLSSMPSFARLVRSSILSVVEMEYVEAARACGTGDLRIILKDILPNAIGPIIVQTTQSISGMILTASSLSFIGMGVQAPQPEWGALLSEAREYMRTYPYMIISPGIFIILTALSFNLLGDGLRDALDPRLKD, from the coding sequence GTGGAATTTCTTGAAGATCTGACTCTGACTTTTCATAAGTTTTCGACGCGAACAAAGGAGTTCTGGCGGCGTTTCAAAAAGAACCAGGGGGCCATGGCCGGACTCGTGATTTTGTGCGTGATCTTTTTTTGCGCCATCTTTGCCAACGTAATCGCGGACGAGTCGCTGATCGTGAAACAGAACGCGCGCATCCGCCTCCAGGGGCCGTCGTCAGCCCATTTGTTCGGCACGGACGTGTACGGGCGCGATATTTTCACCCGGGTCATCTTTGGCTCCAGAATTTCGCTCACCATCGGCATCGTCGCGGCTCTCAACGCCCTTTTGCTGGGCGGCTCCCTTGGGGCCGTGGCGGCTTTTTACGGCAAAAGAGTCGACGAGATCATCATGCGAATCATGGACATGCTCATGGCCATCCCCACGACGCTCCTGGCTCTTTCCATCGTGGCGGCCCTGGGTTCCAGCATGACCAACCTCCTCATCGCTATTTCCCTTTCCAGTATGCCGAGCTTCGCCCGCCTTGTGCGCTCGTCCATTCTTTCGGTTGTCGAGATGGAATACGTGGAGGCGGCCCGCGCCTGCGGCACCGGCGATTTGCGTATTATTCTGAAGGACATTCTTCCCAACGCCATAGGGCCCATTATCGTCCAGACCACCCAGAGCATCTCCGGCATGATCCTGACGGCCTCAAGCCTGAGTTTCATCGGTATGGGCGTGCAGGCCCCCCAGCCCGAGTGGGGCGCGCTGCTCTCGGAGGCCAGAGAATACATGCGCACCTACCCTTATATGATCATCTCCCCGGGAATCTTCATCATCCTGACGGCTCTGTCCTTCAACCTGCTGGGAGACGGCCTGCGAGACGCCCTGGATCCGAGGCTGAAAGACTGA